The DNA sequence GATACGATTTTGGTGGAATCGACCAGAGGATGGTTTTTGACTCCCCGGTTTTTGCAGTAATTTCCCCAACCCATTCCACGTGTTTATCGCCTCTAAGCCGCCATTTGGCCAGAAGACCCTGGCGGAAGGCCGCATCCGGGAAGGCTGTTGCCGAGACCTGTTGCACGTCCTTTTCCTCTCCGTACCTATAACCGGTCACCCTCTCACATTCCCTGTTCCAGGCGATAATGTTCCCCTGGGCATTCAAAGCGATAACCATGACCGGAAGACGGGCGAT is a window from the Desulfobacca acetoxidans DSM 11109 genome containing:
- a CDS encoding PAS domain S-box protein; amino-acid sequence: MSRPDESAIRYAIARLPVMVIALNAQGNIIAWNRECERVTGYRYGEEKDVQQVSATAFPDAAFRQGLLAKWRLRGDKHVEWVGEITAKTGESKTILWSIPPKSYRIPGWSAWVMGLEITTPST